The sequence below is a genomic window from Candidatus Acidiferrales bacterium.
CCGCATCCGAAGCACGGATTATCCGCCTTCGGCTCCAGCCTTTCCGTCGCCATTCAGTCTCCTATCTGCATTTTCTTCTTGCCGAGTCGTCTTTATCTAGCGTCCAATCTCCAGCTTCCAGCGTCCAGAATCACTCATATCTCAGCGCCTCCATCGGCTCGATCCTCATCGCCCTCCGCGCCGGTATCCAACACGCCGCCAGCGCCACCATCACCAGCAAGACCGCCACGCCCGCAAACGTCGTCGGGTCCGTCGGCTTGATTTCAAACAGCAAACTTTGCAGAAACCTCGTCAGCGTCAGTGCTCCGCAAATTCCCGCCGCAATGCCAGCGCCCGCTAACAGCATGCCTTCGCGAATCACCATTCCCAACACATCTTCAGGCTGCGCTCCCAGCGCCATTCGCACTCCGATCTCCCGCGTCCTCTGCGTCACTCCATACGAAATCACGCCGTAAATCCCCACCATCGCCAGAATCAGCCCTAGCGCGCCAAACGAGCCCAGTAGAAAAGTCTGATATCGTTGCTCATCAACGCTCGAGGAAACAATCTGGTCCATGGTTAGCACATTCGTGATGGGCGCTTCCTTATCCACCGACCAAACCGCCCGCCGCAGTGCGGGGATCATCACCGTGGGACTCTCAGAAGTGCGCGCGACAAAACTCGGCCGCGCACCGTAACTGACTTGTGCGTAGGGCATGTAGATCTCCCCACTCAAAGGGCTTTCCGCATCTCTGTCGTGTACGCTCGCGGCCACCCCCACAATCTGCATCCATACGGGATTGCCCTTCTTATCTTCGCCTCTGCTGATGCGTCGTCCCAGCGCGTTCCCGCTCAGATACTTCTTGGCGAACGTCTCATCCACAACGGCAACGCGCTGCGAGCCAGCCGTATCCGCATCCGTGAAATCGCGGCCGCTCAACAGCGGTATCCCCAGCGTTTGAAAATAGGCCGTCGAAACATCCCGCTCAGTAACCATCTCTCCGGAATTCAACGAAACGCCGTGTGCCTGTCCTTCGATCTTGAGATCGGTAATAAGTTCGTACGGCATCAGGGGCGTCGAAGTGGTCACTGTCGCGTCCTGTACTCCTGGAATTTCCCGTATTCGTTCCAGAACATCCACAACCGCCGCTTTGCACCCCTCAAGCTTCTTCTCATTCGCTGGGTCGCAAACTGATTTGCTGAAGTTCGCATTCATGGTAAGGATGTGATCCGTGCGAAAACCGAGCTTCACGCTCGTAAGTTTTTCGAAGCTCCGCGCCACCAGCGTCGCGCCGATCACCAAAATCACCGCCAGCGCAATTTCTACCACCACGAGCACGTTGCGCAATCGCCGCGGCCGCCGCGACACCGCGCCCGCGAGAGATCCAAAGCCATCGCGAATCGCTGGGCCGGCCCGCCGGCTCGATGCCTGCATCGCTGGCGCAAGCCCAAACAAAATTCCCGTCAGCAGCGAGACCGTAATCGTGAACCACAAAATATTCGCGTTCAAATCGAAATGGCCATGCTCCGGCAAATTCTTCGGCGTGATGCCGCGCAGCACGTGAACTCCCCACACCGAAAACAAAAGTCCCAGCGCGCCGCCGGCCAGCGCCAGCAAAACGCTCTCCGTCATAAATTGCCGTACGATCCTC
It includes:
- a CDS encoding ABC transporter permease produces the protein MRERWCAALRFGRLAEGRGTVWQDIKYGLRMLRKAPGFTAVAVLTLALGIGANTAIFSAVNGILLKRLPYAKPSQLVDLYAVKEFPGGLEASMDFSADIWVKMRPQIPSIMQMALWDRDGYTMTGGAAPEGVSAALVDSEFFPLLGTKPLLGRPILPGDAQPGAKRVAVISYALWRARWGGSNAILNQTITLDDKGYTVVGVMPQGFNYPISTVQSDEGVWLPLIPVPGQKGTDADVYPIARLKKGVSDAAVNAQLKTVSPRILTTAVDKNFGGEWSGTYFIAQPLEKHFSDLNKALVILLGAVGFVLLIACVNVSALLLSRGWARSREVSIREALGASRVRIVRQFMTESVLLALAGGALGLLFSVWGVHVLRGITPKNLPEHGHFDLNANILWFTITVSLLTGILFGLAPAMQASSRRAGPAIRDGFGSLAGAVSRRPRRLRNVLVVVEIALAVILVIGATLVARSFEKLTSVKLGFRTDHILTMNANFSKSVCDPANEKKLEGCKAAVVDVLERIREIPGVQDATVTTSTPLMPYELITDLKIEGQAHGVSLNSGEMVTERDVSTAYFQTLGIPLLSGRDFTDADTAGSQRVAVVDETFAKKYLSGNALGRRISRGEDKKGNPVWMQIVGVAASVHDRDAESPLSGEIYMPYAQVSYGARPSFVARTSESPTVMIPALRRAVWSVDKEAPITNVLTMDQIVSSSVDEQRYQTFLLGSFGALGLILAMVGIYGVISYGVTQRTREIGVRMALGAQPEDVLGMVIREGMLLAGAGIAAGICGALTLTRFLQSLLFEIKPTDPTTFAGVAVLLVMVALAACWIPARRAMRIEPMEALRYE